The genomic DNA GCTGATTCTGTGGGCCACCGTGTTTGGTACCCCGCTGGGTATTATGGCGGGCATTTACCTGGCCGAGTACGGGCGTAAGTCCTGGCTTGCCGAGGTTATCCGCTTTATTAACGACATTCTGCTTTCCGCTCCGTCGATCGTTGTGGGCCTGTTTGTCTACACCATCGTCGTGGCGCAGATGCAGCACTTCTCCGGCTGGGCGGGCGTGATTGCGCTGGCGCTGTTACAGGTGCCGATCGTCATTCGTACCACCGAAAACATGCTGAAGCTGGTGCCGGATAGCCTGCGTGAGGCCGCGTATGCGCTGGGTACGCCGAAATGGAAGATGATCTCCGCCATTACGCTAAAAGCGTCTATCTCCGGGATCATGACCGGTATCCTGCTGGCGATTGCGCGCATTGCTGGTGAAACGGCACCGCTGCTGTTTACCGCGCTCTCGAACCAGTTCTGGAGCACCGACATGATGCAGCCCATCGCCAACCTGCCGGTCACCATTTTTAAATTTGCTATGAGCCCGTTTGCTGAGTGGCAGCAGCTGGCCTGGGCCGGGGTGCTGATTATCACGCTGTGCGTCCTGCTGCTGAACATTCTGGCGCGCGTCATTTTCGCGAAGAAGAAACACGGTTAAGTTTATTGCCTTGCCGGATGGCGGCGTAAACGCCTTATCCGGCCTACGAATGACATAGATGTAGGCCTGAAAGCTGCGCGCCATCAGGCATGATGAGGAAGAGATTGAGATGAGTATGGTTAACACGACTCCGGGTAAGATTTCAGTACGTGACCTGAACTTCTACTACGGCAAATTCCATGCCCTGAAGAACATCAACCTGGATATCGCCAAAAACCAGGTGACGGCGTTTATCGGACCGTCGGGCTGCGGCAAATCAACGCTGCTGCGTACCTTCAACAAAATGTTTGAGCTTTACCCGGAGCAGCGTGCGGAAGGTGAAATTCTGCTGGATGGTGACAACATTCTCACCAACACCCAGGATATCGCCCTGCTGCGCGCCAAGGTCGGCATGGTTTTCCAGAAGCCGACGCCGTTCCCGATGTCTATCTACGACAACATTGCCTTCGGCGTACGCCTGTTTGAAAAGCTGTCGCGCACCGATATGGACGAGCGCGTGCAGTGGGCCTTGACCAAGGCCGCATTATGGAATGAAACCAAAGATAAACTGCACCAGAGCGGGTACTCTCTTTCCGGTGGTCAGCAGCAGCGTCTGTGCATCGCGCGCGGTATCGCCATTCGCCCGGAAGTGCTGTTGCTGGATGAGCCGTGTTCCGCGCTCGACCCGATCTCCACCGGGCGTATCGAGGAGCTTATCACCGAGCTGAAAGAGGATTACACCGTGGTGATCGTGACCCACAACATGCAGCAGGCTGCACGTTGCTCCGACCACACGGCATTTATGTATCTGGGCGAGTTGATTGAGTTCAGCAACACGGACGATCTGTTCACCAAGCCTGCGAAGAAACAAACTGAAGACTACATTACTGGCCGCTACGGTTGATCGGGAGAGAACTGTGGACAATTTAAATCTTAATAAACATATTTCCGGCCAGTTCAACGCAGAACTGGAAAGCATCCGCACCCAGGTCATGACCATGGGCGGCATGGTTGAGCAGCAGCTTTCTGATGCTATTACCGCGATGCACAACCAGGATAGCGAGCTGGCGAAGCGCGTTATCGACGGCGACAAGCACGTCAACATGATGGAAGTGGCGATTGATGAAGCCTGTGTGCGTATCATCGCTAAACGCCAGCCTACGGCGAGCGACCTGCGTCTGGTGATGGCGATTATCAAAACCATCGCCGAGCTGGAACGTATTGGCGATGTGGCGGACAAAATCTGTCGCACCGCGCTGGAGAAATTTTCCCAGCAACACCAGCCGCTGCTGGTCAGCCTGGAGTCGCTGGGCCGTCACACCGTGCAGATGCTGCACGATGTGCTGGATGCGTTCGCGCGTATGGATCTTGATGAAGCGGTACGTATCTACCGTGAAGACAAGAAAGTGGACCAGGAATATGAAGGCATTGTGCGTCAGCTGATGACCTACATGATGGAAGACTCACGGACGATCCCAAGCGTGCTGACCGCGCTGTTCTGCGCACGCTCCATCGAGCGTATCGGCGACCGCTGCCAGAATATCTGTGAATACATCTTCTACTTCGTGAAGGGGCAGGATTTCCGCCACGTGGGCGGCGATGAGCTGGACAAGCTGCTGGCGGGGAAAGATCCTAAGGAATAAGCGGCCGCCGGGAGCACCCGGCGCCGCTGTTGTAGGCCGGATAAGGCGTTACGCCGCCATCCGGCATTCTGCGTAATGCTGCATGATGGCGCTTCGCTTATCAGGCCTACGGTTTAACCGACAATATTCCACCCGCGCGCTTTCCACAGCGCAGGCAGTTCCGCGAGATCGGTAAACGTCGTCACCTTTGGATGGTTAATCGGTTTGTTGTGCGGGTCGGCGCAGAAGTAGAACACCTCCATGCCTGCATCAATGCCCGACTGGGCGCCAGCAGAGGAGTCATCTACCAGAATACAGTGCTCAACGTTGACGTTCATCGCCTTTGCCGCGTGGAACATCAGGGCCGGATCGGGCTTCCAGCGCTGGATATCGTAGCCGCTGAACAGCTTTTCCGGGAAATGATGCAACATGCCCAGCTTACCCAGCGAGTGCTGCATTTTACTGACCGGGCCGTTAGAGACCACACACATCGGTACGCTTACCGCATCCAACAGCGCGTTGGCGCCGGCAATCACCTCCAGCTCGGTGTCGAAGAGGCGTGCGACCTCGGCGCGATAAACCGGCTCCAGATCCGCTTTCGCCAGGTTAACCCCGTGCTCTGCGTTGATGATATCGATGATCTCGTAGAGCTTTACGCCCTTAAAACGTTTAAAAATCTCTTCCAGATCGAGCGTGATGCCAAATGTTTTGAACATATGGACGTAGGCCCGTGAACAGATCACTTCGCTGTCGACCAGCGTACCGTCACAGTCGAAAAAAACCGCTTCAACTCCGGACATGTCATTTCCTTTTTAACAAGTTTAACGTTTACCTGATGCTGAATTGAGAGACGCAATCGTTGCCGTATAAGCAAAACCAATGAAAAAAAATATCTCACAACCGCGCCTATTGTCGCATTTTGGTATAGGATAGCGACGAATTTTCCTCCCTTTCTGCGGAAATAGATAATGAGTCAACAACACACCACCCCGGCAACTTCCGGTCAGGGGATACTGGAGCGCGTGTTTAAACTGCGCGAGCATGGCACAACGGCACGCACCGAAGTGATCGCCGGTTTCACTACCTTCCTGACGATGGTCTACATCGTTTTCGTAAACCCGCAAATTCTTGGCGTTGCCGGCATGGATACCAGCGCGGTGTTCGTGACCACCTGCCTGATTGCGGCGCTGGGCAGTATCCTGATGGGCGTATTTGCTAACCTGCCGGTCGCGCTGGCGCCAGCGATGGGCCTGAACGCCTTCTTCGCCTTCGTGGTGGTGCAGGCCATGGGGCTGCCTTGGCAAGTCGGTATGGGTGCTATCTTCTGGGGCGCCATTGGCCTGCTGCTGTTGACCATTTTCCGCGTCCGCTACTGGATGATTGCCAATATTCCGGTCAGCCTGCGCGTGGGGATCACCAGCGGTATCGGCCTGTTTATCGGCATGATGGGGCTGAAAAACGCCGGCGTCATCGTCGCAAACCCGGACACGCTGGTTTCCATCGGTAACCTGACCTCGCACGGCGTCCTGCTGGGCGTGCTGGGCTTCTTTATCATTGCGATTCTGGCGTCGCGCAATATCCACGCGGCGGTGCTGGTGTCTATCGTAGTCACCACTCTGCTGGGCTGGATGCTGGGCGATGTGCACTACAGCGGCATCGTCTCTGCGCCACCGAGCATCACCACCGTGGTGGGCCACGTTGATCTGGCCGGGTCGTTTAACCTGGGACTGGCGGGCGTCATCTTCTCCTTTATGCTGGTTAACCTGTTCGATTCCTCCGGTACCCTGATTGGCGTAACGGATAAAGCCGGGCTGGCCGATGCGAAAGGTAAGTTCCCGCGTATGAAGCAGGCGCTGTTCGTCGATAGCGTGTCCTCCGTTGCCGGTTCCTTTATTGGTACTTCTTCCGTCACCGCGTACATTGAATCCTCCTCTGGCGTCTCCGTGGGCGGCCGCACAGGGCTGACGGCAGTGGTTGTGGGTATTCTGTTCCTGCTGGTTATTTTCCTGTCGCCGCTGGCAGGCATGGTACCGGGCTACGCTGCTGCGGGTGCGCTGATCTACGTTGGGGTGCTGATGACCTCCAGCCTGGCGCGCGTGAAGTGGGATGATCTGACCGAAGCCGTTCCGGCGTTTATTACCGCCGTGATGATGCCGTTCAGTTTCTCAATTACCGAAGGGATTGCACTGGGCTTTATCTCTTACTGCGTGATGAAAATCGGTACCGGTCGTTTCCGCGACCTCAGCCCGTGCGTGATTGTTGTCGCGCTGCTGTTTGTACTGAAGATTGTGTTTATTGACGCACACTGATGAAGTGAACCCTCACCCCATCGGGGTGAGGGTTTTTAAAGAACTTACGCTTTTACGCGCTGAATATACTCGCCAAACGCGGTCAACTGACCGGCCAGATGATCTAATGTACCTTGCTCGATCACTTCACCCAGCTGCGGGTCGACTTTGTTCTGAATCACGCCACCCATAAACTCCGGCTTGTTCATCACCATCGCATCCAGGAACACCAGAATCTGGCGCAGGTGATACTGACAGCGTGCGCCGCCGATAGCGCCCATCGAACTGGTCTGAATCAGTACCGGTTTACCGGACAGTGGCTGGTCCGGCATACGGGACAGCCAGTCGATAGCGTTCTTCAGCCCACCCGGGACGGAATAGTTGTATTCGGGCGTCACGATAACGACGCCGTCGGCCTGACGAATTTGCTCAGCCAGCGCCTCAACGCTCTGTGGGAACCCTTCTTCTTGCTGGAGATCGGCATCGTACAGTGGGATATCGCCGATGGACGGCAGTGCTTCAACGCTCATGCCCGCCGGGGCGATTTTCGGCAGGGTGCGTGCCACCATACCGTTAAATGAACCTTTGCGCAGGCTTCCCAATAACGTAACTACTTTCAACGCTTCAGACATGATTACTCCTTTGCATCATGAGGCTGTTTCCCAGCCGAATCAGTTGAGTATAAGCGCTTTCTCTGCCGGAAGGCTCGTGAATCTCATCAACCGCGCGGCCGGTTCGTTGGCCCGCGCCTGAGCGTCGGGCAGGCTGCGCCAGCCGTACTTACCGTCAAACTCCCATACCTTCAATTTTTCAATCGAGGGTGAGGCAGACAGCGACCACACCAGAATATCTTCGGCATCGCATATCGCTTCGAGCTGCTCGGTATGCGCGGCGCGCAGGCGGCCGGAGCCGGGCAGCAGCTGGAGCATTTGTGGGGAGTCGCGGTGAACGTCGCCGGTCATTTTCAGCACGCTCTGGCGCAGCGTAATCAGCTGTGCGCGCGCTTCATGCGGGTCGTTCTGGTTGTTGATCCACAGATTTTCATTACTGGTAAAGCGGTAGTTTTCCATTATTGTGGCCTGCGGCGTGTTACGCAGCACGCGCAGCAGTTCCATATCCAGGCCGCAGCGGCCTTCGGTCGTTAGCGCTACGCCGACAATATTACCCGCATAGGAAATGGAAAAATCAGGCAGGTGGCTATCCTTAAAGTGCGGCTTGCCCTCATCAGGCGTGACAATTTCCGGTAATTCACTGATGCCATACAGCATAAACAGCAGCTCGGCTAACAGCGCGCGTGAA from Klebsiella sp. WP3-W18-ESBL-02 includes the following:
- the adeP gene encoding adenine permease AdeP; protein product: MSQQHTTPATSGQGILERVFKLREHGTTARTEVIAGFTTFLTMVYIVFVNPQILGVAGMDTSAVFVTTCLIAALGSILMGVFANLPVALAPAMGLNAFFAFVVVQAMGLPWQVGMGAIFWGAIGLLLLTIFRVRYWMIANIPVSLRVGITSGIGLFIGMMGLKNAGVIVANPDTLVSIGNLTSHGVLLGVLGFFIIAILASRNIHAAVLVSIVVTTLLGWMLGDVHYSGIVSAPPSITTVVGHVDLAGSFNLGLAGVIFSFMLVNLFDSSGTLIGVTDKAGLADAKGKFPRMKQALFVDSVSSVAGSFIGTSSVTAYIESSSGVSVGGRTGLTAVVVGILFLLVIFLSPLAGMVPGYAAAGALIYVGVLMTSSLARVKWDDLTEAVPAFITAVMMPFSFSITEGIALGFISYCVMKIGTGRFRDLSPCVIVVALLFVLKIVFIDAH
- the pstB gene encoding phosphate ABC transporter ATP-binding protein PstB codes for the protein MSMVNTTPGKISVRDLNFYYGKFHALKNINLDIAKNQVTAFIGPSGCGKSTLLRTFNKMFELYPEQRAEGEILLDGDNILTNTQDIALLRAKVGMVFQKPTPFPMSIYDNIAFGVRLFEKLSRTDMDERVQWALTKAALWNETKDKLHQSGYSLSGGQQQRLCIARGIAIRPEVLLLDEPCSALDPISTGRIEELITELKEDYTVVIVTHNMQQAARCSDHTAFMYLGELIEFSNTDDLFTKPAKKQTEDYITGRYG
- a CDS encoding 4'-phosphopantetheinyl transferase family protein; the protein is MATHFARGILKDGHLLSVRLSSTSHNIARQLPAHRRTRYLASRALLAELLFMLYGISELPEIVTPDEGKPHFKDSHLPDFSISYAGNIVGVALTTEGRCGLDMELLRVLRNTPQATIMENYRFTSNENLWINNQNDPHEARAQLITLRQSVLKMTGDVHRDSPQMLQLLPGSGRLRAAHTEQLEAICDAEDILVWSLSASPSIEKLKVWEFDGKYGWRSLPDAQARANEPAARLMRFTSLPAEKALILN
- the phoU gene encoding phosphate signaling complex protein PhoU → MDNLNLNKHISGQFNAELESIRTQVMTMGGMVEQQLSDAITAMHNQDSELAKRVIDGDKHVNMMEVAIDEACVRIIAKRQPTASDLRLVMAIIKTIAELERIGDVADKICRTALEKFSQQHQPLLVSLESLGRHTVQMLHDVLDAFARMDLDEAVRIYREDKKVDQEYEGIVRQLMTYMMEDSRTIPSVLTALFCARSIERIGDRCQNICEYIFYFVKGQDFRHVGGDELDKLLAGKDPKE
- a CDS encoding NADPH-dependent FMN reductase; amino-acid sequence: MSEALKVVTLLGSLRKGSFNGMVARTLPKIAPAGMSVEALPSIGDIPLYDADLQQEEGFPQSVEALAEQIRQADGVVIVTPEYNYSVPGGLKNAIDWLSRMPDQPLSGKPVLIQTSSMGAIGGARCQYHLRQILVFLDAMVMNKPEFMGGVIQNKVDPQLGEVIEQGTLDHLAGQLTAFGEYIQRVKA
- the yieH gene encoding 6-phosphogluconate phosphatase, encoding MSGVEAVFFDCDGTLVDSEVICSRAYVHMFKTFGITLDLEEIFKRFKGVKLYEIIDIINAEHGVNLAKADLEPVYRAEVARLFDTELEVIAGANALLDAVSVPMCVVSNGPVSKMQHSLGKLGMLHHFPEKLFSGYDIQRWKPDPALMFHAAKAMNVNVEHCILVDDSSAGAQSGIDAGMEVFYFCADPHNKPINHPKVTTFTDLAELPALWKARGWNIVG
- the pstA gene encoding phosphate ABC transporter permease PstA, which produces MATLEMQNTAALAESRRKMQARRRMKNRIALTLSMATMIFGLFWLVWILMATITRGIDGMSLALFTEMTPPPNTAGGGLANALAGSGLLILWATVFGTPLGIMAGIYLAEYGRKSWLAEVIRFINDILLSAPSIVVGLFVYTIVVAQMQHFSGWAGVIALALLQVPIVIRTTENMLKLVPDSLREAAYALGTPKWKMISAITLKASISGIMTGILLAIARIAGETAPLLFTALSNQFWSTDMMQPIANLPVTIFKFAMSPFAEWQQLAWAGVLIITLCVLLLNILARVIFAKKKHG